A region from the Acidobacteriota bacterium genome encodes:
- the apaG gene encoding Co2+/Mg2+ efflux protein ApaG — MIPATETVTEGIRVRVSARYAPERSEPRRGLYCFVYRVRIRNEGEEAARLLTRHWTIVDGEGRVREVHGPGVVGETPRLEPGESFEYLSACPLPTPTGSMRGRFRMARDDGRVFDAEIGAIAFSMPHSLH; from the coding sequence ATGATTCCCGCTACCGAAACGGTCACGGAGGGGATCCGGGTGCGCGTGTCGGCACGTTACGCGCCGGAGCGGTCGGAGCCGCGGCGCGGACTCTATTGCTTCGTCTACCGGGTCCGGATCCGGAACGAGGGCGAGGAGGCCGCGCGCCTGCTCACCCGTCACTGGACGATCGTGGACGGGGAGGGGAGGGTCCGGGAGGTTCACGGTCCGGGTGTCGTAGGCGAGACGCCGCGTCTCGAACCGGGCGAGAGCTTCGAGTACCTCAGCGCCTGCCCGCTTCCCACGCCAACCGGCTCGATGCGCGGCCGCTTTCGGATGGCGCGTGACGACGGGAGGGTGTTCGACGCCGAGATCGGCGCCATCGCCTTCTCGATGCCGCACTCCCTTCACTGA
- a CDS encoding folate-binding protein, producing the protein MRDTRSEVDEALSAAGARRGPDGALRFSTAAKEAEAMEREPVAAPLEDDRVIHVAGGDAHRFLQAQLPTDVPPPGSDRALLAACCTVTGRVVAVFELAARSSGYLLRLPASAARGLIERLARYRLRSRVEFLDRGWHAFGVAGPGAAGALEAVLGAVPDPGRCAETEEEAVVARSFGGGARFTLFVPSGRFRRICDTLLGHLQPVGPETFRLAELREGLPWIHEETAGQFVPQMLGLERMGAVSFSKGCYPGQEVVARTQHLGTVKRVLVRAALDAGGEVPRPGTTLFSGDGRPAGHVLYAARAAAGIEALAVVARDLAGGPWRAGEPDGPSLRLTGRPRPDPGEG; encoded by the coding sequence ATGCGGGACACTCGCAGCGAGGTGGACGAGGCGCTGAGCGCCGCAGGGGCGCGGAGGGGTCCGGACGGGGCCCTGCGCTTCTCGACCGCGGCGAAGGAAGCGGAGGCGATGGAACGCGAGCCGGTCGCCGCCCCGCTGGAGGACGACCGAGTGATCCACGTCGCCGGGGGCGACGCCCACCGGTTCCTCCAGGCCCAGCTGCCGACCGACGTGCCACCGCCCGGCTCGGACCGGGCGCTGCTCGCCGCCTGCTGCACGGTCACCGGCCGAGTGGTCGCCGTTTTCGAGCTCGCAGCCCGCTCTTCCGGCTATCTCCTTCGCCTTCCGGCCTCCGCGGCGCGGGGTCTGATCGAGCGACTCGCGCGTTACCGGCTGCGGTCCCGGGTCGAGTTCCTCGATCGGGGCTGGCACGCGTTCGGGGTGGCGGGACCGGGGGCTGCGGGCGCGCTGGAGGCGGTGTTGGGAGCCGTGCCGGACCCGGGCCGGTGTGCCGAGACGGAAGAGGAGGCGGTGGTGGCGCGCTCGTTCGGAGGGGGGGCGAGGTTCACGCTCTTCGTCCCATCCGGACGATTCCGCCGCATCTGCGACACGCTCCTCGGACATCTCCAACCGGTGGGGCCGGAGACCTTCCGCCTGGCCGAACTGCGGGAGGGTCTTCCGTGGATCCACGAGGAAACGGCCGGGCAATTCGTGCCTCAGATGCTCGGTCTCGAGCGGATGGGCGCGGTGAGCTTCTCGAAGGGCTGCTATCCGGGCCAAGAGGTCGTGGCGCGCACGCAGCACCTCGGAACCGTCAAGCGTGTTCTCGTCCGGGCCGCGCTCGACGCGGGCGGCGAGGTCCCTCGCCCCGGCACGACGCTTTTCTCCGGGGACGGCCGTCCCGCCGGGCACGTGCTCTACGCAGCGCGAGCCGCGGCGGGAATCGAGGCGCTGGCGGTCGTCGCGCGCGATCTCGCCGGCGGACCGTGGCGCGCGGGCGAACCGGACGGCCCATCCCTCCGGCTCACCGGCCGACCTCGTCCGGATCCGGGGGAGGGTTGA
- a CDS encoding thiamine phosphate synthase, with protein MERLMLVTDRRATAGRALVDTVLAAVAGGVRMVQLREKDLPDGPFLALACDLLDRLPGGVVLLLNGRPALAARLGTGLHLPEGAALPRRLPRPWGRAVHSAAAAAAEVSRPRFSRPDYLVAGTVFPTASKPSAAAVGTGGLRRIVGAADGLPVFAIGGMGPGRVREAVAAGAHGVAVRSAVLAAPDPAEAAARLLEEIAEVAPAE; from the coding sequence GTGGAACGCCTGATGCTCGTCACCGACCGGCGCGCCACGGCGGGGCGGGCGCTGGTCGATACGGTCCTCGCGGCGGTGGCCGGCGGCGTCCGGATGGTCCAGCTCCGGGAGAAAGACCTGCCGGACGGGCCCTTCCTCGCGCTGGCGTGCGATCTCCTCGATCGGCTCCCCGGGGGGGTGGTCCTGCTTCTCAACGGACGCCCCGCGCTCGCCGCCCGGCTCGGAACGGGATTGCACCTCCCGGAAGGGGCGGCGCTCCCGCGCCGCCTGCCGCGCCCGTGGGGCCGAGCCGTGCACTCCGCGGCTGCGGCGGCCGCGGAGGTCTCGCGCCCGCGTTTCTCCAGGCCCGACTATCTGGTGGCCGGGACGGTGTTTCCCACGGCTTCGAAACCGTCGGCCGCGGCGGTGGGAACCGGCGGCCTGCGCCGGATCGTGGGTGCCGCGGACGGGCTGCCCGTCTTCGCCATCGGCGGGATGGGGCCGGGCCGCGTCCGGGAGGCGGTCGCGGCGGGAGCTCACGGCGTGGCCGTGCGGAGCGCGGTGCTCGCCGCGCCCGATCCGGCCGAGGCGGCGGCGCGGCTCCTGGAGGAGATCGCGGAAGTCGCACCGGCGGAATGA